A genome region from Vulpes lagopus strain Blue_001 chromosome 7, ASM1834538v1, whole genome shotgun sequence includes the following:
- the MBD3 gene encoding methyl-CpG-binding domain protein 3 isoform X3 produces MERKSPSGKKFRSKPQLARYLGGSMDLSTFDFRTGKMLMSKMNRSRQRVRYDSSNQVKCVSLQGKPDLNTALPVRQTASIFKQPVTKITNHPSNKVKSDPQKAVEQPRQLFWEKKLSGLNAFDIAEELVKTMDLPKGLQGVGPGCTDETLLSAIASALHTSTMPITGQLSAAVEKNPGVWLNTAQPLCKAFMVTDEDIRKQEELVQQVRKRLEEALMADMLAHVEELARDGEAPLDKTGADEDDEDDEDEDEDEPDQDQEMEHV; encoded by the exons ATGGAGCGGAAGAG CCCCAGTGGGAAGAAGTTCCGGAGCAAGCCCCAGCTGGCACggtacctggggggctccatGGACCTGAGCACCTTCGACTTCCGGACGGGCAAGATGCTCATGAGCAAGATGAACAGGAGCCGCCAGAGGGTCCGCTATGACTCCTCGAACCAGGTCAAG TGTGTGTCTCTGCAGGGCAAGCCCGACCTGAACACGGCCCTCCCCGTCAGACAGACGGCATCCATCTTCAAGCAGCCGGTGACCAAGATCACCAACCACCCCAGCAACAAGGTGAAGAGTGACCCCCAGAAGGCTGTGGAGCAGCCTCGGCAG CTTTTCTGGGAGAAGAAGCTGAGTGGCCTGAATGCCTTTGACATCGCTGAGGAGCTCGTGAAGACCATGGACCTCCCCAAAGGCCTGCAAG GCGTGGGACCTGGCTGCACAGATGAGACCCTGCTGTCGGCCATCGCCAGCGCCCTGCACACCAGCACCATGCCCATCACGGGGCAGCTGTCGGCCGCCGTGGAGAAGAACCCGGGGGTGTGGCTCAACACGGCCCAGCCCCTCTGCAAGGCCTTCATGGTGACCGACGAGGACATCAG gaagcaggaggagctgGTACAGCAGGTGCGCAAGCGGCTGGAGGAGGCCCTGATGGCCGACATGCTGGCCCATGTGGAGGAGCTGGCCCGGGACGGTGAGGCGCCGCTGGACAAGACCGGCGCGGACGAGGATGATGAGGAcgacgaggacgaggacgaggacgagcCCGACCAGGACCAGGAGATGGAGCATGTTTAG
- the MBD3 gene encoding methyl-CpG-binding domain protein 3 isoform X2, with protein sequence MERKRWECPALPQGWEREEVPRRSGLSAGHRDVFYYSPSGKKFRSKPQLARYLGGSMDLSTFDFRTGKMLMSKMNRSRQRVRYDSSNQVKGKPDLNTALPVRQTASIFKQPVTKITNHPSNKVKSDPQKAVEQPRQLFWEKKLSGLNAFDIAEELVKTMDLPKGLQGVGPGCTDETLLSAIASALHTSTMPITGQLSAAVEKNPGVWLNTAQPLCKAFMVTDEDIRKQEELVQQVRKRLEEALMADMLAHVEELARDGEAPLDKTGADEDDEDDEDEDEDEPDQDQEMEHV encoded by the exons ATGGAGCGGAAGAGGTGGGAGTGCCCGGCGCTCCCGCAGGGCTGGGAGAGGGAAGAAGTGCCCAGAAGGTCGGGGCTGTCGGCCGGCCACAGGGATGTCTTTTACTATAG CCCCAGTGGGAAGAAGTTCCGGAGCAAGCCCCAGCTGGCACggtacctggggggctccatGGACCTGAGCACCTTCGACTTCCGGACGGGCAAGATGCTCATGAGCAAGATGAACAGGAGCCGCCAGAGGGTCCGCTATGACTCCTCGAACCAGGTCAAG GGCAAGCCCGACCTGAACACGGCCCTCCCCGTCAGACAGACGGCATCCATCTTCAAGCAGCCGGTGACCAAGATCACCAACCACCCCAGCAACAAGGTGAAGAGTGACCCCCAGAAGGCTGTGGAGCAGCCTCGGCAG CTTTTCTGGGAGAAGAAGCTGAGTGGCCTGAATGCCTTTGACATCGCTGAGGAGCTCGTGAAGACCATGGACCTCCCCAAAGGCCTGCAAG GCGTGGGACCTGGCTGCACAGATGAGACCCTGCTGTCGGCCATCGCCAGCGCCCTGCACACCAGCACCATGCCCATCACGGGGCAGCTGTCGGCCGCCGTGGAGAAGAACCCGGGGGTGTGGCTCAACACGGCCCAGCCCCTCTGCAAGGCCTTCATGGTGACCGACGAGGACATCAG gaagcaggaggagctgGTACAGCAGGTGCGCAAGCGGCTGGAGGAGGCCCTGATGGCCGACATGCTGGCCCATGTGGAGGAGCTGGCCCGGGACGGTGAGGCGCCGCTGGACAAGACCGGCGCGGACGAGGATGATGAGGAcgacgaggacgaggacgaggacgagcCCGACCAGGACCAGGAGATGGAGCATGTTTAG
- the MBD3 gene encoding methyl-CpG-binding domain protein 3 isoform X1: MERKRWECPALPQGWEREEVPRRSGLSAGHRDVFYYSPSGKKFRSKPQLARYLGGSMDLSTFDFRTGKMLMSKMNRSRQRVRYDSSNQVKCVSLQGKPDLNTALPVRQTASIFKQPVTKITNHPSNKVKSDPQKAVEQPRQLFWEKKLSGLNAFDIAEELVKTMDLPKGLQGVGPGCTDETLLSAIASALHTSTMPITGQLSAAVEKNPGVWLNTAQPLCKAFMVTDEDIRKQEELVQQVRKRLEEALMADMLAHVEELARDGEAPLDKTGADEDDEDDEDEDEDEPDQDQEMEHV, from the exons ATGGAGCGGAAGAGGTGGGAGTGCCCGGCGCTCCCGCAGGGCTGGGAGAGGGAAGAAGTGCCCAGAAGGTCGGGGCTGTCGGCCGGCCACAGGGATGTCTTTTACTATAG CCCCAGTGGGAAGAAGTTCCGGAGCAAGCCCCAGCTGGCACggtacctggggggctccatGGACCTGAGCACCTTCGACTTCCGGACGGGCAAGATGCTCATGAGCAAGATGAACAGGAGCCGCCAGAGGGTCCGCTATGACTCCTCGAACCAGGTCAAG TGTGTGTCTCTGCAGGGCAAGCCCGACCTGAACACGGCCCTCCCCGTCAGACAGACGGCATCCATCTTCAAGCAGCCGGTGACCAAGATCACCAACCACCCCAGCAACAAGGTGAAGAGTGACCCCCAGAAGGCTGTGGAGCAGCCTCGGCAG CTTTTCTGGGAGAAGAAGCTGAGTGGCCTGAATGCCTTTGACATCGCTGAGGAGCTCGTGAAGACCATGGACCTCCCCAAAGGCCTGCAAG GCGTGGGACCTGGCTGCACAGATGAGACCCTGCTGTCGGCCATCGCCAGCGCCCTGCACACCAGCACCATGCCCATCACGGGGCAGCTGTCGGCCGCCGTGGAGAAGAACCCGGGGGTGTGGCTCAACACGGCCCAGCCCCTCTGCAAGGCCTTCATGGTGACCGACGAGGACATCAG gaagcaggaggagctgGTACAGCAGGTGCGCAAGCGGCTGGAGGAGGCCCTGATGGCCGACATGCTGGCCCATGTGGAGGAGCTGGCCCGGGACGGTGAGGCGCCGCTGGACAAGACCGGCGCGGACGAGGATGATGAGGAcgacgaggacgaggacgaggacgagcCCGACCAGGACCAGGAGATGGAGCATGTTTAG
- the MBD3 gene encoding methyl-CpG-binding domain protein 3 isoform X4 translates to MERKSPSGKKFRSKPQLARYLGGSMDLSTFDFRTGKMLMSKMNRSRQRVRYDSSNQVKGKPDLNTALPVRQTASIFKQPVTKITNHPSNKVKSDPQKAVEQPRQLFWEKKLSGLNAFDIAEELVKTMDLPKGLQGVGPGCTDETLLSAIASALHTSTMPITGQLSAAVEKNPGVWLNTAQPLCKAFMVTDEDIRKQEELVQQVRKRLEEALMADMLAHVEELARDGEAPLDKTGADEDDEDDEDEDEDEPDQDQEMEHV, encoded by the exons ATGGAGCGGAAGAG CCCCAGTGGGAAGAAGTTCCGGAGCAAGCCCCAGCTGGCACggtacctggggggctccatGGACCTGAGCACCTTCGACTTCCGGACGGGCAAGATGCTCATGAGCAAGATGAACAGGAGCCGCCAGAGGGTCCGCTATGACTCCTCGAACCAGGTCAAG GGCAAGCCCGACCTGAACACGGCCCTCCCCGTCAGACAGACGGCATCCATCTTCAAGCAGCCGGTGACCAAGATCACCAACCACCCCAGCAACAAGGTGAAGAGTGACCCCCAGAAGGCTGTGGAGCAGCCTCGGCAG CTTTTCTGGGAGAAGAAGCTGAGTGGCCTGAATGCCTTTGACATCGCTGAGGAGCTCGTGAAGACCATGGACCTCCCCAAAGGCCTGCAAG GCGTGGGACCTGGCTGCACAGATGAGACCCTGCTGTCGGCCATCGCCAGCGCCCTGCACACCAGCACCATGCCCATCACGGGGCAGCTGTCGGCCGCCGTGGAGAAGAACCCGGGGGTGTGGCTCAACACGGCCCAGCCCCTCTGCAAGGCCTTCATGGTGACCGACGAGGACATCAG gaagcaggaggagctgGTACAGCAGGTGCGCAAGCGGCTGGAGGAGGCCCTGATGGCCGACATGCTGGCCCATGTGGAGGAGCTGGCCCGGGACGGTGAGGCGCCGCTGGACAAGACCGGCGCGGACGAGGATGATGAGGAcgacgaggacgaggacgaggacgagcCCGACCAGGACCAGGAGATGGAGCATGTTTAG
- the MBD3 gene encoding methyl-CpG-binding domain protein 3 isoform X5, with product MDLSTFDFRTGKMLMSKMNRSRQRVRYDSSNQVKCVSLQGKPDLNTALPVRQTASIFKQPVTKITNHPSNKVKSDPQKAVEQPRQLFWEKKLSGLNAFDIAEELVKTMDLPKGLQGVGPGCTDETLLSAIASALHTSTMPITGQLSAAVEKNPGVWLNTAQPLCKAFMVTDEDIRKQEELVQQVRKRLEEALMADMLAHVEELARDGEAPLDKTGADEDDEDDEDEDEDEPDQDQEMEHV from the exons atGGACCTGAGCACCTTCGACTTCCGGACGGGCAAGATGCTCATGAGCAAGATGAACAGGAGCCGCCAGAGGGTCCGCTATGACTCCTCGAACCAGGTCAAG TGTGTGTCTCTGCAGGGCAAGCCCGACCTGAACACGGCCCTCCCCGTCAGACAGACGGCATCCATCTTCAAGCAGCCGGTGACCAAGATCACCAACCACCCCAGCAACAAGGTGAAGAGTGACCCCCAGAAGGCTGTGGAGCAGCCTCGGCAG CTTTTCTGGGAGAAGAAGCTGAGTGGCCTGAATGCCTTTGACATCGCTGAGGAGCTCGTGAAGACCATGGACCTCCCCAAAGGCCTGCAAG GCGTGGGACCTGGCTGCACAGATGAGACCCTGCTGTCGGCCATCGCCAGCGCCCTGCACACCAGCACCATGCCCATCACGGGGCAGCTGTCGGCCGCCGTGGAGAAGAACCCGGGGGTGTGGCTCAACACGGCCCAGCCCCTCTGCAAGGCCTTCATGGTGACCGACGAGGACATCAG gaagcaggaggagctgGTACAGCAGGTGCGCAAGCGGCTGGAGGAGGCCCTGATGGCCGACATGCTGGCCCATGTGGAGGAGCTGGCCCGGGACGGTGAGGCGCCGCTGGACAAGACCGGCGCGGACGAGGATGATGAGGAcgacgaggacgaggacgaggacgagcCCGACCAGGACCAGGAGATGGAGCATGTTTAG
- the LOC121495624 gene encoding cytochrome b-c1 complex subunit 10: protein MLSRFLGPRYRELARNWIPTAGMWGAVGAVGLVWATDWRLILDWVPYINGKFKKDN from the exons ATGCTGAGCAGGTTCCTGGGCCCGCGCTACCGGGAACTGGCCAGAAACTG GATCCCCACAGCAGGCATGTGGGGTGCCGTGGGCGCTGTGGGGCTGGTGTGGGCCACGGACTGGCGGCTGATTCTGGACTGGGTGCCCTACATCAACGGCAAGTTTAAGAAGGACAATTAA
- the LOC121494593 gene encoding translation initiation factor IF-2-like codes for MTPTSRVARARPTRQPGGPREGRPTEVGGERPAAGTPAPWTFLLRFYLFERAGESAGARGPEADAPLGRGRRGALGAGWAPPRWPLGERSLQTVTRSEGAEGVHPVTPLGPLFVTRCDRGTRGPHPFFARAGAPPRPQVRGARQPGGGRRSRTPWLVKAKLGGFVRGGTRARGGVTQRHPAGGGGSGSLAPRGRPDASSTPWAPPWVERPRKFGLTHRRHQLSGCGGWRGRESAQRLEEARGPGCPAALALRPRARTSTCNLHAITMDFTAVKTRKAVPFPPKARWEYHRESWRPGQRTTGMWEPLTVLAYQVSGSWRLPSGDPPLQFQPMSSQGQRLTCPISTAGPGAFSALIGRDAREILIIWPDSWIPRCLKPSNMPKNLT; via the exons ATGACCCCGACATCCAGGGTCGCACGCGCGCGGCCCACTCGCCAGCCCGGTGGCCCTCGGGAGGGGCGTCCAACagaagtgggaggagagaggCCCGCGGCCGGGACACCAGCTCCGTGGacgtttcttttaagattttatttatttgagagagcgggGGAGAGCGCAGGAGCGAGGGGGccagaagcagacgccccactgggCAGGGGCCGACGTGGGGCCCTGGGCGCCGGCTGGGCGCCGCCTCGGTGGCCACTTGGGGAGAGAAGCCTCCAGACGGTGACGAGGAGcgagggggcggagggggtgcaCCCTGTGACACCCCTGGGGCCCTTATTTGTCACCAGGTGTGACCGTGGGACACGGGGCCCGCATCCTTTCTTTGCCCGGGCAGGAGCCCCCCCGCGGCCGCAGGTGCGAGGAGCCCGACAGCCTGGCGGCGGACGCAGGTCACGGACACCTTGGCTTGTGAAAGCTAAGCTCGGCGGCTTCGTGCGCGGGGGGACACGGGCCCGCGGAGGAGTGACTCAGCGCCACCCGGCAGGAGGCGGCGGCTCGGGATCACTGGCCCCACGCGGCAGGCCGGACGCAAGCTCAACACCCTGGGCGCCTCCCTGGGTAGAAAGGCCTAGAAAATTTGGATTAACTCACAGAAGACATCAGCTGAGCGGTTgcgggggctggaggggccgTGAGTCGGCCCAGCGGCTGGAGGAAGCCCGAGGCCCCGGCTGCCCGGCTGCCCTGGCGCTGCGCCCACGGGCACGCACGTCCACGTGCAACCTGCACGCGATCACCAT GGACTTCACAGcagtaaaaacaagaaaagcagtTCCATTTCCCCCAAAGGCCAGATGGGAGTATCACAGGGAATCCTGGCGCCCCGGGCAGAGGACCACTGGGATGTGGGAACCGCTGACAGTTCTTGCTTATCAGGTATCAGGATCCTGGCGACTCCCTTCTGGGGATCCTCCCCTCCAGTTCCAGCCCATGTCCTCGCAGGGGCAGAGGCTGACCTGCCCCATTTCCACAGCAGGCCCCGGGGCATTTTCTGCACTTATTGGGAGAGATGCGAGGGAGATTCTAATAATATGGCCAGACTCCTGGATCCCGCGGTGCCTGAAGCCATCCAACATGCCGAAAAACCTAACTTAA